The following proteins are encoded in a genomic region of Drosophila willistoni isolate 14030-0811.24 chromosome 3R, UCI_dwil_1.1, whole genome shotgun sequence:
- the LOC6650732 gene encoding putative uncharacterized protein DDB_G0271606 isoform X2 — MDFHILIVIGCVLSASVLSFLFINKIFRRKTFEEVVAEKRALSANLYKAGGGGGAGSKKPKKKELKREKKQRQREQQKPDASNNEADEDYSDGQSEGQASVEEDAAAVVLPGLSKQHVEFEPDAEILTENRRSSNAEKENQPTAAAGKKGKKDKRNGPKSGGASSVAGILVNKNEAVAVKLGAAGATNGEETATPTLNNFEVRAPKDVVELKKQEQKERKEDNNNKQQAQKKNGSVTKKEKFIELDASAPASTASVAPAVPVQVTKQIIKQQQQTGSPKTQHNQTNNKTKQQQQHNNKQRQKESLTAKDLAQALDKLAEHQNQSFGVSALMNVFARTELNRSEIQILIDYLLNKQQDMPASHAEWSDDICQKLKRQLEEKEKLLADEQEASIGIQAKLRELRQEINTERAQMHARIQAYNDKLQSKEQELSALNQELANANDKLAIERQQFQAMLREKQASTDLLPQLQRLQQDLAHKEKCLSEMTAFVTSESEKKNEIIQAQTQRILSLEQQCEELEVRQNNSIFELEQRKQLETENSELKVERCNLHNALESAQSELKRVCNSELQELRQQIVALETNNQNLTQQLNQANSNAVQATAAQSEQAQVQSEALVQKQNELSSLQGQISSLNDDKTKQQQLATTLQSQLKDAQEKAKQLQAKERQLEQELQEQREKNNQQQKQLQQQQQQQQQKAASDTNGGAIPSSSASSSSSSSVKSEQQRIRELYQRLYPDAVKLLAATALNASFDEWLEQVLATHIKQQQEKQTTLSSSHKSTQSNNSNNISNNHSTTTTTSNPISSNNSSLNSKSSIEQLELHKQNLQLRTCNDKLTQLVTKTTNTLVDLEQRAREQDEHWRSIVSQKEELITKLQQHASNGEQDI, encoded by the exons ATGGATTTCCACATTCTGATTGTCATCGGCTGTGTGCTTAGCGCTTCGGTTCTCTCATTTTTGTTCATCAACAAGATCTTCAGACGCAAAACCTTTGAGGAAGTTGTGGCCGAAAAACGTGCCCTTAGTGCTAATCTCTATAAGGCaggtggcggcggtggtgcTGGCTCCAAGAAACCCAAGAAAAAGGAATTGAAACGTGAAAAGAAGCAACGCCAACGGGAACAGCAAAAGCCAGATGCCAGCAATAATGAGGCCGATGAGGATTATTCCGATGGCCAATCGGAAGGTCAGGCTTCGGTAGAAGAAGATGCTGCTGCCGTAGTATTGCCTGGGTTGTCCAAGCAACATGTTGAATTTGAGCCAGATGCTGAGATATTGACTGAAAACCGCAGATCTAGCAATGCCGAGAAGGAGAATcaaccaacagcagcagctggtAAAAAGGGAAAGAAGGACAAGCGTAATGGACCCAAGAGCGGTGGAGCTAGTTCTGTGGCTGGAATTTTGGTGAATAAAAATGAGGCAGTTGCCGTCAAGTTGGGAGCAGCTGGAGCAACCAATGGAGAGGAGACAGCTACACCAACCTTAAATAATTTCGAGGTGCGAGCTCCCAAGGATGTTGTTGAATTGAAGAAGCAGGAGCAAAAGGAACGCAAAGaggataacaacaacaaacagcaaGCTCAAAAGAAGAACGGATCAGTGACCAAAAAGGAGAAGTTCATTGAATTGGATGCTTCCGCTCCGGCTTCAACGGCTTCCGTAGCCCCCGCTGTGCCTGTTCAGGTGACCAAGCAAATCatcaagcaacaacaacaaactggTTCACCCAAAACCCAGCATAATCAGACAAACAACAAGaccaaacagcagcagcagcacaacaacaagcaaaggCAAAAGGAATCCCTCACAGCCAAGGATTTAGCCCAGGCTCTCGATAAACTTGCCGAACATCAGAATCAATCTTTTGGTGTCTCTGCCCTGATGAATGTATTCGCCCGCACTGAACTGAACCGCTCCGAAATTCAAATACTTATTGATTATTTGCTAAACAAGCAACAGGATATGCCCGCTTCGCATGCCGAATGGTCCGATGACATTTGCCAGAAGCTCAAGCGCCAACTTGAGGAGAAGGAGAAACTATTGGCCGATGAGCAGGAGGCTTCTATTGGCATTCAGGCGAAATTGCGTGAATTGCGCCAGGAGATTAACACGGAACGCGCCCAGATGCATGCACGCATTCAGGCCTACAACGACAAGCTCCAGAGCAAGGAACAGGAGCTATCGGCTCTCAATCAGGAATTGGCCAATGCCAATGACAAGTTGGCAATCGAACGTCAACAGTTTCAG GCCATGCTCCGCGAAAAACAGGCTAGCACCGATCTATTGCCCCAGTTGCAACGTCTTCAGCAGGATCTTGCCCACAAGGAGAAATGCTTAAGCGAGATGACTGCCTTTGTCACTTCCGAGTCGGAAAAGAAGAACGAAATCATTCAGGCGCAAACTCAGCGTATATTGTCCCTGGAGCAACAGTGCGAGGAATTGGAGGTGCGTCAGAACAATAGCATCTTTGAGCTGGAGCAGCGCAAGCAATTGGAAACTGAGAACTCTGAACTCAAAGTGGAGCGCTGCAATCTGCACAACGCTTTGGAGTCTGCCCAATCAGAACTGAAACGTGTCTGCAATTCGGAGTTACAAGAACTGCGCCAGCAAATTGTTGCCTTGGAGACCAACAATCAGAATCTAACTCAGCAATTGAATCAGGCCAATAGTAATGCCGTCCAGGCGACGGCCGCGCAATCGGAACAGGCCCAAGTCCAATCCGAGGCCTTGGTCCAAAAGCAAAATGAACTGAGTTCCCTGCAAGGTCAAATCAGTTCTCTCAACGATGACAAGACCAAGCAGCAGCAATTGGCCACCACATTGCAGTCCCAATTAAAGGACGCGCAAGAAAAGGCCAAGCAGTTGCAGGCCAAAGAGCGCCAACTGGAGCAGGAATTGCAAGAGCAGCGTGAAAAGAATAAT caacaacagaaacagttgcagcaacaacagcagcagcagcagcaaaaggcTGCCTCCGATACAAATGGCGGAGCAATACCATCCTcctcagcatcatcatcatcctccaGTTCAGTAAAATCGGAACAGCAGCGTATACGTGAGCTGTACCAGCGTTTGTATCCAGATGCTGTTAAACTGTTAGCGGCCACCGCATTGAACGCATCCTTCGATGAGTGGCTGGAGCAGGTGCTGGCCACACACAttaagcagcagcaggagaagCAGACAACGCTGAGCAGTAGTCATAAGTCCACACAAtcaaacaacagcaacaatattAGTAATAACCATAGTACCACAACCACCACCAGCAACCCAATTAGTAGCAATAATAGTAGTTTGAATAGCAAATCCTCCATTGAGCAGCTGGAGCTGCACAAACAGAATCTACAATTGCGTACTTGCAATGATAAGCTCACACAGTTGGTCACAAAAACG ACCAACACTTTGGTGGATTTGGAGCAGCGTGCACGCGAACAGGATGAACATTGGCGTAGCATTGTTAGCCAAAAGGAGGAGCTTATTACCAAGCTACAGCAGCATGCCTCAAATGGCGAGCAA GACATTTAA
- the LOC6650169 gene encoding dual specificity protein kinase TTK translates to MSSSLPRRVKDILPTHADSDSDDDFNTPYKLKKRKPLDAKFEGPAAAAAPVASTSTQINVNNNENDGQILESTDYLPRRTAELTMYSSSDDDDEVFKSSHNLNCAILNDSFVLSPTHDLTGSTSGNSIPAKAVDVKQTESNLSFLGRFGQMGIDCSASQKTPGLDSKQAIISVNKLPPSTLHTISERHKAIDQETPLRCAPSAAAAATKAVILKCETKPETDFVTPQVRSVSCSVRGPQTTNNNNNNTNQKTNEFRAQKVLFQTPMTVSRAAPFPSDSMTFSLCDTINESPDIPAQPLVKQVSLPVRSKKSLENAFNEDPLPVKSEIPTGGQEPAITTTNKSSSNVLKIKDHNYIIVNKLGCGGSSSVYSARRQDTGNEYALKVVDLRGDPIVVKGYLNETKLLEKLQGNICVVALYDYQLLPQESTLYMVMEKGDCDLNKILQSYTTKMPLYNLMNILYQMLQAVNYIHQNDVIHSDLKPANFLMVNGRLKLIDFGIASNISVDSTSIIKFSQAGTFNYISPEALTDISTGNSPMRGGNQPKIKISKKSDVWSLGCILYLLLYQKTPFGHIRNIYAKINAITSPSNIEYPEIPPYYPIMLVQMAKVCLQLDPKKRPTCADLLKYPFHMVIPLQNLVLNK, encoded by the exons ATGAGTTCATCTTTACCTCGAAGAGTTAAGGATATATTACCAACGCATGCAGATTCAGACTCAGACGATGATTTCAATACTCCCTACAAGcttaaaaagagaaaaccacTTGATGCTAAATTCGAGGGCCCAGCCGCGGCAGCTGCTCCTGTAGCGTCTACAAGTACTCAAATAAATGTAAACAATAATGAAAATGATGGACAGATACTGGAATCCACGGATTATCT ACCACGACGCACTGCTGAACTCACGATGTACTCGAGCagcgatgacgacgacgaggTCTTTAAGAGCAGTCACAATTTGAATTGTGCCATATTGAATGATTCTTTTGTCTTAAGCCCGACACACGATCTTACGGGCAGCACCAGCGGCAACAGTATCCCTGCCAAAGCAGTCGATGTGAAGCAAACTGAATCCAATTTGTCGTTTCTTGGTCGATTTGGGCAGATGGGTATCGATTGTAGTGCCAGTCAAAAAACTCCTGGTTTGGATTCCAAGCAGGCCATAATATCTGTGAATAAACTTCCTCCATCAACTCTTCACACAATTTCCGAACGTCACAAAGCCATTGATCAGGAAACTCCATTACGTTGTGCTCcttcagccgcagcagcagcaaccaaaGCTGTAATACTCAAGTGCGAGACCAAACCCGAGACAGATTTCGTAACTCCACAGGTGCGGTCTGTAAGCTGTTCAGTGAGAGGACCACAGACgacaaacaataacaacaacaacacaaaccaaaaaaccaacgAGTTTCGTGCGCAAAAGGTTCTGTTCCAGACACCTATGACTGTTAGTCGTGCAGCACCATTTCCCAGTGATAGCATGACATTCTCCTTGTGTGACACAATCAACGAGAGTCCAGACATACCCGCGCAACCGCTGGTCAAACAGGTTTCGTTGCCTGTTAGATCAAAGAAATCCCTAGAGAATGCTTTTAATGAGGATCCTCTACCAGTGAAAAGTGAAATACCAACTGGAGGTCAAGAGCCGGCCATTACGACGACTAATAAATCCTCTTCgaatgtattaaaaattaaagatCATAACTATATTATAGTCAATAAACTGGGTTGCGGTGGCTCCAGTTCTGTCTACTCGGCACGGCGTCAGGACACTGGTAATGAGTATGCCCTAAAGGTGGTCGATCTTCGCGGTGATCCCATTGTAGTTAAAGGCTATCTAAATGAAACCAAATTATTGGAAAAATTGCAGGGAAATATATGCGTTGTTGCTCTGTATGATTA CCAACTACTGCCACAGGAATCCACCTTGTATATGGTCATGGAGAAGGGTGATTGTGATCTAAACAAAATCCTACAAAGCTACACAACAAAAATGCCTCTCTATAATCTAATGAACATTCTGTATCAAATGCTGCAAGCAGTTAATTATATTCATCAGAATGATGTTATTCATTCGGATCTAAAGCCAGCCAATTTCCTAATGGTCAATGGACGTTTGAAACTAATTGATTTTGGCATTGCCAGTAATATATCTGTCGACTCAACGAGCATCATTAAATTCTCTCAAGCTGGCACATTCAACTACATCAGTCCAGAGGCCCTGACAGACATTTCCACTGGCAATAGTCCAATGCGTGGCGGTAATCAGCCCAAAATAAAGATCTCTAAAAAATCAGATGTATGGTCATTGGgctgtattttgtatttgctATTATATCAAAAGACGCCATTTGGTCATATACGAAATATATATGCCAAAATAAATGCTATAACTAGTCCATCGAATATCGAATATCCGGAAATACCACCCTACTATCCCATCATGCTGGTTCAG ATGGCCAAAGTATGCTTGCAACTGGATCCCAAGAAACGACCCACATGCGCTGATTTGTTAAAGTATCCTTTTCATATGGTTATACCGCTGCAGAATTTGGTGCTCAATAAATAA
- the LOC6650732 gene encoding ribosome-binding protein 1 isoform X1 — translation MDFHILIVIGCVLSASVLSFLFINKIFRRKTFEEVVAEKRALSANLYKAGGGGGAGSKKPKKKELKREKKQRQREQQKPDASNNEADEDYSDGQSEGQASVEEDAAAVVLPGLSKQHVEFEPDAEILTENRRSSNAEKENQPTAAAGKKGKKDKRNGPKSGGASSVAGILVNKNEAVAVKLGAAGATNGEETATPTLNNFEVRAPKDVVELKKQEQKERKEDNNNKQQAQKKNGSVTKKEKFIELDASAPASTASVAPAVPVQVTKQIIKQQQQTGSPKTQHNQTNNKTKQQQQHNNKQRQKESLTAKDLAQALDKLAEHQNQSFGVSALMNVFARTELNRSEIQILIDYLLNKQQDMPASHAEWSDDICQKLKRQLEEKEKLLADEQEASIGIQAKLRELRQEINTERAQMHARIQAYNDKLQSKEQELSALNQELANANDKLAIERQQFQAMLREKQASTDLLPQLQRLQQDLAHKEKCLSEMTAFVTSESEKKNEIIQAQTQRILSLEQQCEELEVRQNNSIFELEQRKQLETENSELKVERCNLHNALESAQSELKRVCNSELQELRQQIVALETNNQNLTQQLNQANSNAVQATAAQSEQAQVQSEALVQKQNELSSLQGQISSLNDDKTKQQQLATTLQSQLKDAQEKAKQLQAKERQLEQELQEQREKNNDVRLKNWKLIEALQNAEATTAKTKANTAQSLGQQQKQLQQQQQQQQQKAASDTNGGAIPSSSASSSSSSSVKSEQQRIRELYQRLYPDAVKLLAATALNASFDEWLEQVLATHIKQQQEKQTTLSSSHKSTQSNNSNNISNNHSTTTTTSNPISSNNSSLNSKSSIEQLELHKQNLQLRTCNDKLTQLVTKTTNTLVDLEQRAREQDEHWRSIVSQKEELITKLQQHASNGEQDI, via the exons ATGGATTTCCACATTCTGATTGTCATCGGCTGTGTGCTTAGCGCTTCGGTTCTCTCATTTTTGTTCATCAACAAGATCTTCAGACGCAAAACCTTTGAGGAAGTTGTGGCCGAAAAACGTGCCCTTAGTGCTAATCTCTATAAGGCaggtggcggcggtggtgcTGGCTCCAAGAAACCCAAGAAAAAGGAATTGAAACGTGAAAAGAAGCAACGCCAACGGGAACAGCAAAAGCCAGATGCCAGCAATAATGAGGCCGATGAGGATTATTCCGATGGCCAATCGGAAGGTCAGGCTTCGGTAGAAGAAGATGCTGCTGCCGTAGTATTGCCTGGGTTGTCCAAGCAACATGTTGAATTTGAGCCAGATGCTGAGATATTGACTGAAAACCGCAGATCTAGCAATGCCGAGAAGGAGAATcaaccaacagcagcagctggtAAAAAGGGAAAGAAGGACAAGCGTAATGGACCCAAGAGCGGTGGAGCTAGTTCTGTGGCTGGAATTTTGGTGAATAAAAATGAGGCAGTTGCCGTCAAGTTGGGAGCAGCTGGAGCAACCAATGGAGAGGAGACAGCTACACCAACCTTAAATAATTTCGAGGTGCGAGCTCCCAAGGATGTTGTTGAATTGAAGAAGCAGGAGCAAAAGGAACGCAAAGaggataacaacaacaaacagcaaGCTCAAAAGAAGAACGGATCAGTGACCAAAAAGGAGAAGTTCATTGAATTGGATGCTTCCGCTCCGGCTTCAACGGCTTCCGTAGCCCCCGCTGTGCCTGTTCAGGTGACCAAGCAAATCatcaagcaacaacaacaaactggTTCACCCAAAACCCAGCATAATCAGACAAACAACAAGaccaaacagcagcagcagcacaacaacaagcaaaggCAAAAGGAATCCCTCACAGCCAAGGATTTAGCCCAGGCTCTCGATAAACTTGCCGAACATCAGAATCAATCTTTTGGTGTCTCTGCCCTGATGAATGTATTCGCCCGCACTGAACTGAACCGCTCCGAAATTCAAATACTTATTGATTATTTGCTAAACAAGCAACAGGATATGCCCGCTTCGCATGCCGAATGGTCCGATGACATTTGCCAGAAGCTCAAGCGCCAACTTGAGGAGAAGGAGAAACTATTGGCCGATGAGCAGGAGGCTTCTATTGGCATTCAGGCGAAATTGCGTGAATTGCGCCAGGAGATTAACACGGAACGCGCCCAGATGCATGCACGCATTCAGGCCTACAACGACAAGCTCCAGAGCAAGGAACAGGAGCTATCGGCTCTCAATCAGGAATTGGCCAATGCCAATGACAAGTTGGCAATCGAACGTCAACAGTTTCAG GCCATGCTCCGCGAAAAACAGGCTAGCACCGATCTATTGCCCCAGTTGCAACGTCTTCAGCAGGATCTTGCCCACAAGGAGAAATGCTTAAGCGAGATGACTGCCTTTGTCACTTCCGAGTCGGAAAAGAAGAACGAAATCATTCAGGCGCAAACTCAGCGTATATTGTCCCTGGAGCAACAGTGCGAGGAATTGGAGGTGCGTCAGAACAATAGCATCTTTGAGCTGGAGCAGCGCAAGCAATTGGAAACTGAGAACTCTGAACTCAAAGTGGAGCGCTGCAATCTGCACAACGCTTTGGAGTCTGCCCAATCAGAACTGAAACGTGTCTGCAATTCGGAGTTACAAGAACTGCGCCAGCAAATTGTTGCCTTGGAGACCAACAATCAGAATCTAACTCAGCAATTGAATCAGGCCAATAGTAATGCCGTCCAGGCGACGGCCGCGCAATCGGAACAGGCCCAAGTCCAATCCGAGGCCTTGGTCCAAAAGCAAAATGAACTGAGTTCCCTGCAAGGTCAAATCAGTTCTCTCAACGATGACAAGACCAAGCAGCAGCAATTGGCCACCACATTGCAGTCCCAATTAAAGGACGCGCAAGAAAAGGCCAAGCAGTTGCAGGCCAAAGAGCGCCAACTGGAGCAGGAATTGCAAGAGCAGCGTGAAAAGAATAAT GATGTTCGTTTGAAAAATTGGAAGTTGATTGAAGCGTTGCAAAATGCcgaagcaacaacagcaaagaCGAAAGCAAATACAGCGCAATCCTTAGGC caacaacagaaacagttgcagcaacaacagcagcagcagcagcaaaaggcTGCCTCCGATACAAATGGCGGAGCAATACCATCCTcctcagcatcatcatcatcctccaGTTCAGTAAAATCGGAACAGCAGCGTATACGTGAGCTGTACCAGCGTTTGTATCCAGATGCTGTTAAACTGTTAGCGGCCACCGCATTGAACGCATCCTTCGATGAGTGGCTGGAGCAGGTGCTGGCCACACACAttaagcagcagcaggagaagCAGACAACGCTGAGCAGTAGTCATAAGTCCACACAAtcaaacaacagcaacaatattAGTAATAACCATAGTACCACAACCACCACCAGCAACCCAATTAGTAGCAATAATAGTAGTTTGAATAGCAAATCCTCCATTGAGCAGCTGGAGCTGCACAAACAGAATCTACAATTGCGTACTTGCAATGATAAGCTCACACAGTTGGTCACAAAAACG ACCAACACTTTGGTGGATTTGGAGCAGCGTGCACGCGAACAGGATGAACATTGGCGTAGCATTGTTAGCCAAAAGGAGGAGCTTATTACCAAGCTACAGCAGCATGCCTCAAATGGCGAGCAA GACATTTAA
- the LOC6650170 gene encoding protein SET: MSSVPKRQKLDGAEANTSAGPNEEESEALEQIDACQNEIDALNEKASEEILKVEQKYNKLRKPCYEKRSELVKRIPNFWVTSFINHPQVSGILDEEEEECLHALNKLEVEEFEDIKSGYRINFHFDENPYFENKVLTKEFHLNSAAASENGDWPASTSTPIQWKEGKNLLKQLLTKPYANKKKRNSEYKTFFDWFSDNTDPVNDEIAELIKDDLWPNPLQYYLVPDIDVEPEEEEENDDENDEEAFDDEDGEDGEGDEDDEDEGGD; the protein is encoded by the exons ATGTCGAGCGTGCCAAAGCGACAAAAGCTGGATGGAGCCGAGGCGAATACATCTGCCGGTCCCAATGAAGAGGAGTCGGAGGCACTGGAACAAATCGATGCCTgccaaaatgaaattgatgcTCTCAACGAGAAGGCCAGCGAGGAGATCCTTAAGGTCGagcaaaaatacaacaaattgcGAAAGCCATGCTACGAGAAGCGCAGCGAGCTGGTTAAGAGAATTCCCAATTTCTGGGTTACATCG TTTATAAACCACCCGCAAGTATCTGGAATTCTGGACGAAGAGGAGGAGGAATGCTTGCAcgctttaaacaaactggagGTGGAGGAATTCGAAGATATCAAATCTGGCTATCGTATCAATTTCCACTTCGATGAGAATCCATACTTTGAGAATAAGGTGCTCACCAAAGAGTTCCATCTGAATTCAGCGG cCGCCTCTGAAAATGGTGATTGGCCGGCGTCGACTAGTACACCCATACAGTGGAAAGAGGGTAAAAATCTACTTAAACAGTTACTGACGAAACCCTATGCCAACAAGAAGAAGCGTAACTCGGAATACAAGACCTTCTTCGATTGGTTCTCGGACAACACCGATCCGGTTAATGATGAAATTGCTGAGCTGATCAAAGACGATCTTTGGCCAAATCCACTGCAGTATTATCTGGTACCTGATATTGACGTGGAGCccgaggaggaggaggagaatgATGATGAGAACGATGAGGAAGCCTTCGATGATGAAGATGGCGAGGACGGGGAAggtgatgaggatgatgaggACGAAGGTGGCGATTGA
- the LOC6650171 gene encoding ATP synthase subunit O, mitochondrial: MACVNKLAILSRTLSSAAQQTVKPPVQVFGLEGRYATALYSAASKLSQLDQVEKDLTALQATIRSDKKLREYVTSPIINKKVMATALKEASTKLNFAPATANLLGLLADNGRLKKLDTVINAYKTIMAAHRGEVVCEVVTAKPLDASQSKQLEGALKSFLKGNESLKITSRVDPSIIGGLIVSIGDKYVDMSIASKVKLYTDVIQSAA; this comes from the exons ATGGCCTGTGTTAACAAATTGGCAATTTTG AGCCGCACTCTCAGCTCCGCTGCCCAGCAGACGGTGAAACCACCAGTTCAGGTCTTTGGACTCGAGGGTCGATATGCCACCGCCTTGTATTCGGCTGCTTCCAAATTGAGCCAGCTGGATCAAGTGGAGAAGGATTTGACTGCTCTACAGGCCACCATTAGGAGTGATAAGAAGCTGCGCGAATATGTGACAAGCCCAATTATCAACAAAAAGGTCATGGCCACAGCTCTAAAGGAGGCATCGACTAAGCTGAATTTTGCCCCAGCCACAGCCAATCTTTTGGGTCTGTTGGCCGATAATGGTCGCTTGAAGAAGCTGGATACCGTTATCAATGCCTACAAGACCATCATGGCTGCCCATCGTGGTGAGGTTGTCTGCGAGGTTGTCACTGCCAAGCCTCTGGATGCCTCCCAGAGCAAACAACTGGAGGGTGCTCTTAAG TCCTTCCTTAAGGGCAACGAATCGTTGAAGATCACCTCTCGAGTGGATCCCAGCATCATTGGTGGTTTGATTGTTTCCATTGGCGATAAATATGTTGACATGAGCATTGCCAGCAAAGTGAAGCTGTACACAGATGTTATTCAATCTGCTGCCTAA
- the LOC6650172 gene encoding uncharacterized protein LOC6650172 has translation MQRRCIICGQEPSGYYVYPRTLTEARKWQDWANLYSFNVPAGTLRKHGCVCQKHLEAAEELGDTPNEHIVEVEERNVGGMPTPICEPNDIVSNDVMDKRPSVSFTESDPNQRPQRPMRCCCPNVEATKPKEQKPRRRKERRSPSQGDHQPFVNVCYCPGTTQIPRPPFQYNPIEAMKYNVSPTWFNQQSSQQQQQPNWNQFSETGTEMDAFNGQSSRYYQQASDCLCGSYCPLLGKKLEKMHGQEQQLQQPGPIQQQTGPMQQQTGPIQQQSQCCQCYISVPNQDKTIQCPSQVHGAEKRRQAPAENCECGTTTTRNIVVQPTVCIPANIYEQYQAPPRISKPKSKKKETKVRKNPNSVNVLIMGSYGQEEDAEVCKEMICPETFQPSPLTEICFLESDLTRKNERAIFPDIDLPNYSVCRAPTTDPKATEEADTESNKQDDANCADVLVLGKGLYDIDPCPCDCQHCLFDMNLWNCPNHINPRVSAQPQETGANNATSGIDAQSFLPKQWADGNWQDPQAVAKYNQVIADQKARINELEDLLTQHNILQETIQSKVDELQCKVEANDSRVKSKHPLSDLDRSPTSALGTPRRKSNTTSKTPK, from the coding sequence ATGCAACGGCGTTGTATAATTTGCGGTCAAGAACCAAGTGGCTACTATGTCTATCCACGCACCTTGACCGAGGCCCGTAAATGGCAGGATTGGGCCAATCTGTATTCGTTTAATGTACCAGCAGGAACATTACGCAAACATGGATGTGTTTGCCAAAAACATTTGGAAGCAGCCGAGGAGCTAGGCGATACCCCGAATGAGCACATTGTAGAGGTCGAGGAAAGAAATGTGGGTGGTATGCCAACTCCCATCTGTGAACCCAATGATATTGTCTCCAATGATGTAATGGACAAGCGGCCAAGTGTTAGTTTTACAGAGAGTGATCCCAATCAAAGGCCGCAGCGCCCAATGCGTTGTTGTTGTCCCAATGTGGAggcaacaaaaccaaaagaacAGAAACCCCGCCGAAGAAAGGAAAGGCGGAGTCCATCTCAGGGAGATCATCAGCCGTTTGTGAATGTCTGCTACTGTCCAGGTACTACGCAAATTCCAAGACCACCTTTTCAATACAATCCCATTGAGGCAATGAAATACAATGTTTCTCCCACTTGGTTTAATCAACAaagcagccaacaacaacagcagccgAATTGGAATCAATTTTCGGAAACAGGAACAGAAATGGATGCCTTTAATGGTCAATCTTCGCGATATTATCAGCAAGCATCAGATTGCCTCTGCGGTTCCTACTGCCCCCTTTTAGGCAAGAAATTGGAAAAAATGCATGGTCAAGAACAGCAACTGCAGCAGCCAGGACCCATACAGCAACAGACAGGACCCATGCAGCAACAGACAGGACCCATACAGCAGCAGAGCCAGTGCTGTCAATGCTATATTAGCGTTCCAAATCAGGATAAAACTATTCAGTGTCCATCACAGGTTCATGGGGCTGAAAAACGCCGACAAGCCCCTGCTGAAAACTGCGAGTGCGGAACTACTACAACGCGTAATATTGTCGTTCAGCCAACTGTTTGCATTCCTGCCAATATATACGAACAGTATCAGGCGCCTCCAAGGATTTCTAAGccaaagagtaaaaaaaaagaaacaaaagtaCGAAAAAATCCCAATTCTGTAAATGTACTTATTATGGGGAGCTATGGCCAAGAAGAAGATGCTGAAGTTTGTAAAGAGATGATTTGTCCAGAGACATTCCAACCATCGCCCCTCACAGAAATCTGTTTCCTTGAATCGGATCTGACGAGAAAAAATGAACGTGCCATTTTTCCAGATATCGATTTACCCAATTATTCAGTTTGTCGTGCCCCCACCACTGATCCCAAGGCCACTGAGGAAGCTGACACAGAGAGCAACAAACAAGACGATGCCAATTGCGCGGATGTACTAGTGCTTGGAAAGGGTTTATACGATATAGATCCTTGTCCCTGCGACTGTCAACATTGTCTCTTTGACATGAATTTATGGAACTGCCCAAATCACATCAATCCACGCGTTTCGGCTCAGCCGCAAGAGACAGGTGCAAATAATGCTACATCTGGCATTGATGCTCAGAGTTTCCTACCCAAACAGTGGGCGGATGGCAACTGGCAGGATCCCCAGGCAGTAGCTAAGTATAATCAAGTTATTGCCGATCAAAAAGCTCGTATCAATGAGCTGGAAGATTTGCTAACCCAACACAATATTCTACAAGAAACCATTCAATCCAAAGTTGATGAGCTGCAATGCAAAGTTGAAGCAAATGACAGCAGAGTAAAATCTAAGCATCCTTTATCAGATTTGGACAGATCGCCAACATCAGCTTTAGGCACGCCAAGGAGGAAATCGAATACCACCAGCAAAACACCGAAATAA